Genomic segment of Corynebacterium appendicis CIP 107643:
GTGAACCCGACGACATCTGGGAAGAGCGCATCCGGATTCTCGAGCCCTACCGCGTCACCAGCTCCGTCATGGCCAAAGCCGCCTCCAACGCCATCTTCATGCACTGCCTGCCGTCGTACCACGACACCGAGACCACCATCGGCGCCGACATCGCTGAAAAGTTCGGCATCACCGAAATGGAAGTCACCAACGAAGTCTTCGAATCAGCCCAGTCGAAGGTCTTCGACGAGGCTGAAAACCGCATGCACACGATCAAGGCGATCATGTACGCGACGCTCTCGTAACTATTTGCCCACGTCGGCGCGGCCACGCGCTGCTCGATTTCACTCGGCGCGCCCCAGCTGAATCCGCCACCTTTCAACCCGGCAGGTGAGCGACGAGGTATCGAGAATTTCGGTGCATGGCGAACTCCCGCCCGCCGGGTACGTGCTGTGGATGATAGGGAAACTCCCCCCGCAAGCTCCGCCCCAGCAGGACACGGAAAACTTCCTAGCTCCCTAGCCAGGACCCGCCTCGGGGCTAGACCTGCATGAGCCTCGGATTAGCTTTGGCGCGCACCTGAGCGGCCGCAGGGTTGTTGCGCCCTCGGCCTGGTGGTGTGGTCAGGTTCCGAGCTAGCTTCCGAACAACAGGTGCATGGCACCGTATTGGTGGGTGGTGTTCGGGACTGGTGTTCCGCGCGGGGAGACCCATGTCGGGGTGCCGTTGCGGATGTGTATTCGACCCCGGTGGTGTCGCTCTGGGTCGTCGTCGTTGGTGCGGTTGTGGTACCTGCACAACACTGACAGGTTGTCCATGTTGGTCGGCCCGCCACGGGCCCACGGTGTGATGTGGTGGACCTCGCAATTATCCGCCGCATGCCGGCAATCCGGCACCGGACACGTCGTCAACGTCGCACGCGCCAGGTCGCGTTGCTTGGCGTTGGCGAACCGCTTCGCGTGGTACAGGTTCACCGCACCCGCCTGCGGGTGGAACAACGCCACCTCCAAATCCTTTGCGTAATAGTGAGTCAGATACTCCGCACCAGTCATCGTGGTGCCGTCCGACAGGCCCAGGATCGTCTCATCCCCCTCGCCTGCGAGGATCCTGATGTGCTCTGCCAACGGGACCTGGATCAGCGGCCGCGGCACAGACTGCGCGACACCGGCACCGCCCCGCAGCAACTCGGCGAACGCCTCGTACATCTGCGGGCCCTCGGGGCGGTCAGGGTCGAGCTTTGCCCGCAGGGCGTGTTCCAGGTCGGCGATGTCGCGTTCGGCGCCGGTGGCGATGACCGTGCGTTTGCCTTTCCTCGTCCGGCCGAACCGCACTGTGGACTCCGGGGCGGGTTTATCGGCGTCCGGGTCGGGGATGATGTCTTTGGCGCGGCGCTGCAGCGTCTTGTAGTTGCCGCGCACCGACAACAACGCCAAGCGGAGCTTCCACGTCTCGCGGTCGGAGGAGACAGCTTTGAGTTGTTGTTCGATGAATACCAGTTGGTCCAACGATTTCGCTGTTTGCCGGGCAACGGTGACAGCGTTGGCTTGTTGGCGGGAAAACCGGGTTTTTCCGTAGTAGGTGTCAAAGACGCCTTTCCATTCGGCAACGCGGGTGGGGTTGGCGCCGGCGTCGATGAGCAGCTGGGCGTTGAAGCTGCCCAGCATGTCGATGGCGTTGCCTGCGCCCACGAGCGCCGCGAATTGGTTCATGCCACAAACGTTAAACCGCGCGCAACACCAGGTCCATCGAACAATGTCCACTACAGTCGACAACACCAAAACACGCAGGTGAGAAAGGTCGATCGGCCGCGGAATTGAGCGGTGAACGAGGAAAGAGGGACAGCAGGCGAAAAAAGGGTGAGCAAACCCCGCCGCATGCCGAAGGGGCGAGGGCGGGGGGCAGGAGAACCCGGGCGAGCGGGGTTAGAGAAGGTCGCGGAGGACGGGGTCGGCGAGCCGGAGGGCGGCGTCGCGGGCTTCCTTGGCATTCACGGCATCGACAGCGTAGTTGGCCATCTGCTTGCAGGTTTCAAAGTCGTGCAGGCGCAGGGCGGCACGGACCGCGGAGACCTTGGACGGCGCCATGGACAGGGACGACACGCCGAGGCCAACGAGGACGAGGGCCATGAGCGGGTCACCGCCGGCCTCGCCGCAGACGCCGATGTGCTTGCCGGTGGCGTCGCCGCCGCGGCAGGTCTCACGGATCATGGACAGCACGGCGGGCTGCCACGGTGACAGCAGCGGCGCGAGCTCTCCCTGGAGGCGGTCGGCGGCCATGGTGTACTGCGACAGGTCGTTGGTGCCGATAGACGCGAAGTCCGCAATGGACAGCACGTTCGCGGAGCGGATCGCGGCGGCGGGGGTCTCCACCATGATGCCGGCCTTGGGCAGACCGACGGCGCGGCACTTATCGACGAACCACTGCGCCTCATCCACCGTCGCCACCATCGGGGCCATCACCCACAGGTCGGACGACGGGACGGCCTCACGTGCGGCGGCGAGGGCGGCGAGCTGGTCATCCATGAGCTCTTCACGCACCTGGGTCAAGCGCACGCCGCGCTGCCCCAGCGCGGGGTTCTCTTCGGGGCCGAGATCGGCGAAGGCGAGCGGCTTGTCGGCACCGGCGTCCAAGGTGCGCACCACAACGCGGCGCTCGCCAAAGGACTTCAGCACGGAGGTGTAGGTCTCGGTCTGCTCTTCTACCGTCGGGGCCTGCTCGCGGTCGAGGAAGAGGAACTCGGTGCGGAACAGCCCGGAGCCCTCGAGGTCCATGGTGGCGGCGTTGGCGGCATCGGCGGCGGTGCCGATGTTGGCCAGCAGTTTCACCTTGTGGCCGTCCTTTGTGGCGCCTTCACCGGAGGAGCCGGCGAGGGCCTGCGCGCGGCGGCGGGAGCGCTCTTCCAGTTCTTCCACGTCGGAGGCGGACGGGTTGACGATGACTTCGCCGACGCCGCCGTCGAGGGCGAGGGGGGTGGCGTCGATAAGCGATTCGGTGATTCCTGTGACCTTGACTGCGGCTGGAATGCCGAGCTGCGCGGCGAGGATCGCGGTGTGCGATGTCGCGCCGCCTGCCTCGGTGACGATGCCGAGGACCATGTCGCGGTCGAGCGTGGCCGTCTCAGCGGGCGCGAGGTCGTGCGCGACCAGCACCGACGGCTCCGAAAGGTCGGGGACGCCCGGCTCCGGCAGCCCGCGGAGGCGCGCGGTGGCGCGGTCGCGGATGTCGTAGAGGTCGGTGACGCGCTCGGCCATGTAACCGCCGATCTTGCGCAGCTTCTTCGCGTAGACCTCCACCGCGTCGTGCACGGCGGCCGTGACGCCCTTGCCGTTCTTGAGCTCCTTGTCGATGCCCTTGACCAGCCCGCGGTCCTTCGCTAGCGCGGCGGTGGCCTCGAGGATCTGCTTCGACGAGTCCGTCGCGTGCGCCGCGCGCTCCGTCAACCCGGCAGCGACCTGGTCGAGGGCGTCGCGGACACGCTGTCCGTCGACCTCGACGTCAGCCGACGCGGGCTCGTCGTGGTCGATGCCCACCGCGGGTGTCACGAACGCCGCGGGACCCGATGCCGTGCCCGCCGACACCCCGATGCCGTAAAGAACTTTCCTGTCAGTCATGCTCATTCCTTTCCGTGTCCGCCAACCTGGCGATGTGCAAGGTCAGGTAAGCGATCTCGTCTTCCGTCAAAGTCTGGTCGAACCGCAGCTCCGCAACCCGCGCGACCTTACGCGCAAGTCTGTCATGCTGCGGAAATGCTTGCGCGATCTGGGTGCTCACCGCATCGCTCGCGTGGTCAAGCTGCTCCCCGCGCGCCATCCGCACAAACAGGTAGCGCACGTGGGTGATGAAACGCGCCACGCTTATCGACGCCTGCCGCAGCCCCACCCCCCACTCCGCCCCGATGACGTCCAGCATCTGCTGGATCACCCCCGTCATCTGGTACGTGTAGCTCAGATCCCCGGTGGAGAACCCCGCGTTGACAAGGTGCAGCGCCAGCGCCGTCGCCTCTTCCGCAGGGAGCTGCGTCGCCCGCATTTGCTTATCGACGCGCGCGTTAATCTCCCCCAGCAACACCCTCCCCAGAGCGTGCTCGTCCGGGTAGAGGCTGGCCACTTCCGCCTCGAGCGGGTACTGGATAGTCTCCCCGCTCTCCGCCCGACGCTGAGCCTGGGTGACGTGGTCCGCCAAAGCAGTGACCAGCGTGAGTTTCTCCGGCAGTTTCGCCGACGCACCCGTGGCCGCCACCGCGTCCTTGAGCGCCTCCGTGACCAACCGGACCGTTTCGTAGGGCACGTACGCCATCATTTCCCCGGCGTGGTCCGGGTCGCGTCCGTCCGCCGGGACGAAGATCTGCGCGACTTTCGACTCATCGACCTCATCGCCCTGATGCGCACCGAAGCCGATGCCGCGGCCCGTGACCACGACCTGCTCCACAGCCGGGTTCGCCGGGTTCACCGGGTTCGCCGGATCCGCCGAGTTCGCCAGGTTCTCCGGGTTCGCCGGGCTTCCCGGGTTCGCCGGATGCGCCGGGTTCGCCGAGTTTCCTGCCGCGCAGCTCGCCCCACCTGGGCGCACGCGGCTCGCGAGCACCACGTTGTTGTTGAACACGCGCAGGATCTTCATGCTTTCCGTTCTACCGATTTCCGCTACTCGCTGCGCCCAGATATTCGCTACGCCCAGAGCGCGCCGCGGGCAGCGTTGCGACTGCCCACCTGCCCACCTTGCTGACCGGACTCAGCCGGACTCAGCCGCCGCAGCTGCACCCGCTGACCGCCGTCGACCGCCTGGGGAGCGCGGAACGGAGTGGGTGCGGGAGCGGAGCGGTCGGGTTCGCTGTACGGAGGTGGTCGGTGGGCAAGCCCGAGGTGGGATTACTTGGTCACCCGGAGCAGGGGGTCGTTGGGGGTGACGTGGCCGGGGGCGATGTCGTCGATACGCGACATCTTCTTGGAGTTGACCACGCTGGTGATCACCGTGGGGTCGAATCCCGCGGCGTCGACCGCCGCGAAGTCGACGTCCGCCAAGGGCTCGCCGACCTCGACACGCTGCTTCTTCTCCACGCGCGGGGTGAAGCCCTCGCCGTCCATCTGCACTGTGTCGATGCCG
This window contains:
- a CDS encoding PRD domain-containing protein — its product is MKILRVFNNNVVLASRVRPGGASCAAGNSANPAHPANPGSPANPENLANSADPANPVNPANPAVEQVVVTGRGIGFGAHQGDEVDESKVAQIFVPADGRDPDHAGEMMAYVPYETVRLVTEALKDAVAATGASAKLPEKLTLVTALADHVTQAQRRAESGETIQYPLEAEVASLYPDEHALGRVLLGEINARVDKQMRATQLPAEEATALALHLVNAGFSTGDLSYTYQMTGVIQQMLDVIGAEWGVGLRQASISVARFITHVRYLFVRMARGEQLDHASDAVSTQIAQAFPQHDRLARKVARVAELRFDQTLTEDEIAYLTLHIARLADTERNEHD
- a CDS encoding HNH endonuclease signature motif containing protein → MNQFAALVGAGNAIDMLGSFNAQLLIDAGANPTRVAEWKGVFDTYYGKTRFSRQQANAVTVARQTAKSLDQLVFIEQQLKAVSSDRETWKLRLALLSVRGNYKTLQRRAKDIIPDPDADKPAPESTVRFGRTRKGKRTVIATGAERDIADLEHALRAKLDPDRPEGPQMYEAFAELLRGGAGVAQSVPRPLIQVPLAEHIRILAGEGDETILGLSDGTTMTGAEYLTHYYAKDLEVALFHPQAGAVNLYHAKRFANAKQRDLARATLTTCPVPDCRHAADNCEVHHITPWARGGPTNMDNLSVLCRYHNRTNDDDPERHHRGRIHIRNGTPTWVSPRGTPVPNTTHQYGAMHLLFGS
- the ptsP gene encoding phosphoenolpyruvate--protein phosphotransferase is translated as MTDRKVLYGIGVSAGTASGPAAFVTPAVGIDHDEPASADVEVDGQRVRDALDQVAAGLTERAAHATDSSKQILEATAALAKDRGLVKGIDKELKNGKGVTAAVHDAVEVYAKKLRKIGGYMAERVTDLYDIRDRATARLRGLPEPGVPDLSEPSVLVAHDLAPAETATLDRDMVLGIVTEAGGATSHTAILAAQLGIPAAVKVTGITESLIDATPLALDGGVGEVIVNPSASDVEELEERSRRRAQALAGSSGEGATKDGHKVKLLANIGTAADAANAATMDLEGSGLFRTEFLFLDREQAPTVEEQTETYTSVLKSFGERRVVVRTLDAGADKPLAFADLGPEENPALGQRGVRLTQVREELMDDQLAALAAAREAVPSSDLWVMAPMVATVDEAQWFVDKCRAVGLPKAGIMVETPAAAIRSANVLSIADFASIGTNDLSQYTMAADRLQGELAPLLSPWQPAVLSMIRETCRGGDATGKHIGVCGEAGGDPLMALVLVGLGVSSLSMAPSKVSAVRAALRLHDFETCKQMANYAVDAVNAKEARDAALRLADPVLRDLL